In Salvelinus sp. IW2-2015 linkage group LG23, ASM291031v2, whole genome shotgun sequence, a genomic segment contains:
- the LOC111950891 gene encoding histamine H2 receptor-like codes for MISTALRWLFLVSFIVVTIGGNVLVCLAVGLSXRLHRTANCFVVSLAVTDLLLGLLVLPFSASLELRSGHWPLGGTLCNIYVSLDAMFCTASILTLLAISVDRYLAISAPLCYPRRVTPPRVALAITTIWVTSMAXSFLPIHLGWNTADFRVQNLDWGIWDEVEEGRTCRFEWHNNYVXLDAFGTFYLPLLVMCGMYYCIFQIARKQVRCIRAATPSFAPTASAAATAREHKATVTLAAVLGAFIICWFPYYTFFTCMGXGAETNPPTTAHSVVLWLGYFNSAVNPILYPALNRDFRRAYGELLCCRGPRWRHMSTTICVSLQKQVPLSSKHRDTHLTNGHTDTLPKDNQPEGKSLTPQKTNGSNIADQTWYRMSRQRYSMLDGFQEVGRGDTRTSG; via the exons ATGATCTCCACGGCACTCCGTTGGCTGTTTCTGGTGTCCTTCATCGTGGTGACCATCGGCGGGAACGTGCTGGTGTGTTTGGCCGTGGGGCTCAGCCYCCGCCTGCACCGCACTGCTAACTGCTTTGTTGTGTCGCTAGCTGTAACGGATCTGTTGCTGGGCCTGCTGGTGCTGCCCTTCTCTGCCTCCCTGGAGCTGCGGAGTGGACACTGGCCCCTGGGGGGCACCCTATGTAACATCTATGTGTCTCTGGATGCGATGTTTTGTACGGCCTCCATCCTGACTCTGCTGGCCATCAGTGTGGACCGTTACCTGGCCATCTCAGCCCCACTCTGCTACCCCCGCAGGGTCACCCCTCCCCGAGTAGCCCTGGCCATCACCACCATCTGGGTCACTTCCATGGCCARGTCCTTCCTCCCCATCCACCTGGGCTGGAACACGGCTGACTTCAGGGTGCAGAACCTGGACTGGGGCATTTGGGACGAGGTGGAGGAGGGACGCACCTGCCGCTTTGAGTGGCATAACAACTACGTGSTCCTAGATGCATTTGGCACCTTCTACCTCCCACTACTGGTCATGTGCGGGATGTACTACTGCATCTTTCAGATAGCACGCAAACAG GTACGGTGTATCCGAGCTGCCACACCCTCATTCGCCCCCACAGCATCAGCGGCGGCCACAGCGCGGGAACACAAGGCCACAGTGACTCTAGCAGCAGTTCTGGGGGCCTTCATTATCTGCTGGTTCCCCTATTACACCTTCTTTACCTGCATGGGCATRGGGGCAGAGACTAACCCCCCTACTACTGCCCACTCTGTGGTGCTGTGGCTGGGCTACTTTAACTCCGCTGTCAACCCCATCCTGTACCCGGCCTTGAATAGGGACTTCCGCAGGGCCTATGGGGAGCTGCTGTGCTGCAGGGGGCCGCGGTGGAGACACATGTCCACAACTATCTGCGTGTCCTTGCAGAAACAAGTMCCCCTCTCTAGCAAACACAGAGACACTCATCTGACCAATGGCCACACAGACACCCTCCCTAAAGACAATCAGCCAGAGGGAAAGAGCCTCACCCCTCAGAAGACCAATGGCAGCAACATTGCTGACCAGACCTG GTACAGAATGTCCCGTCAGAGGTACAGTATGTTGGATGGCTTCCAGGAGGTTGGCAGAGGGGACACAAGGACATCTGGATGA